A stretch of DNA from Cannabis sativa cultivar Pink pepper isolate KNU-18-1 chromosome X, ASM2916894v1, whole genome shotgun sequence:
GAGTGCAATCCAATGCTTGTCTGGATAGGCCTTGTGTGCAAGCCAAACTAACACAGTTGCCACAACACCCACTAGGAAAAACCAGTTAATGGATGAATAAAAGCCAAGATCTCCAAAGATTCTACGAGGTCCAATTAGGCCCCAGATGACAGAAGCATCATAAAACACATGGTCTCCAGGACAGGTCCATGGACTATCTGAAGGAAGCAAATCCCTGTCACATATGTCTGGGATTGTGTCCATAAGCCACCATGCTGTCACTAAATGTGCAAGAGCAGATACAACAGTTCCCACTACCTGATATAAGAAGAGAAAATGTTCTTTAAAATCATTAGAAAACTTCTTACAAGTCACTGTGATCAAGAGATTTGATGGAAAGTTAAACAGGACATGAGGATAACCTGGGCCATGAACATTGCTCTAGGAGGAATCTTCATGTAATGACCTAGCTTGAAATCTTCTAAAAATGCTATCCCCTGTTTCATACTTATATAGCCATAAACCTTGAAGCACATGTTAGCAACAGGGTAACCTGGGTATATATATCCAATGATGTACTCTGTGATTACATTCAAGCCGGGTAACTGTGAACCAATGAAAAATATGTCTGATTAGGTACCAAAGGTGAAATTATTTCAAAGGTTGTTAATATATTCAATCAACAATAAGAGATGGAGTTAAACCTGATTAGTTGTGGCTTTGATAACTCCAATAGGAAGAGTGAAAAAAAATGCTATACCACATGCGAGCAAGACACCCCACCACTTCAGTTGGAGTTGATCGTTGTAATACTGGCATATATATATGGTCGCTGCTATATTAGCAAAAAGGATGCACATGAACCACCATTCAGGAACTTGTTTATACTTCCTCATGAGTCTTGTGTGAACATcaactttcttttcttgaaaAGCAGACTTGCTTAGCTCCCATATTTGTCTACAAGCGACCAAAAACTAACCCCACTGATAAAATGAACCATATAACGTTGAACATAACAGAGTAAATATATTAACGACAGGTTTTGTGGTACACGTCATGCTACATTATAACTAGCTTTTATGTTTTTCTATAGAACTTTTCGACCATTGTCTTGCAGATGTTGAAGTGGTTATTCCAAAAAAGTATATTAACTTAACTTAAACAGGTCTATAACAAAATGGAAGGCATACCTTCCATGAAAGAGAAAAACATGAGCAATAGTGGCAGTGAGGCATGCGAAATTGAAACCATAGGTGATAGCAAACAAAGTGCTCATATGAAGAGGGCCTTGGCGTTCATATGCATCCATGTCAAGGTGGAACTTGGAGTCAGTTATAGCGGAAACATTGTAGCGTTGGCCAGTAGATGTGAAAAGGCCATCTGAGAAAATGGGGAATGTTTTGGCTTTGTAGAAATTGAGCCAGTAAGCAATCGGGACAATGACATAGAGTACAAGCCCAAAACCAACGGCTACATTTGCAGTAGCAAACCATGGACTGGCAAGTGGGCTTCCGAGGTAAGAGGCTATACTGGACCAATCGAACCCAAGAGCACCGATTCCGAGGCCACGAAGTCCTGAACCCAGCTGATGGGCAAGGATGGAAGCGGGGAATATCCAGCAGAACCAGGAGAGAGACGTTAGCCTCGAGAATAAGTAACCTGGGACAACATAGTAAGCAAAGCTGCATATAAAAGCTATTAGAAAGAATTGATTCCGAGTTAAGCTCCCCTTGGGCCTCTTTTCTTTCTCATGTAATGCCCTGCAAATAACACAATAACGTCTAAGACAAACAAGTACGACAGTATGGAAAAAATGACTAAAGGGTAGTTAATCAAACATTGAGTTTACTTCTTGCATCACTAATATATACTACAGAGAACAAACATTATTGGCTGCTTACGAATAATATTTACTGTTTACTTCTTGAGTTTACTTCTTGTGGAATAATATTTTGGGGAATTacttcatatattatttttttacttttttttattcaaatttacggtttgagtttctaaagtggtttctCCGGTAGTTTTTATGTGGGTTGCTATCCGATTTTTTATTGCGATTTAGGTTGTAACGTTAGCTTCAATAGGGGTTCTATatagaattctgtaaaaatacaaagaaaaaaaaaaaaaaaaaaactgttttgaagtgtaaaaatgaataaGTTCTCCCTAATATTTATAAGGTTTTCAGCTACATAATTGTTAGTAATAACAAGaatatttgtgtttctttttttattattgaccACAAGTGTCCGAGTTGTAAATGGTCAATATAAACTTTTACTTACGCTGGGTATCAATgacaatgaataataataactattcctaatataattatgaaatcacttttaaaaaaataatcaggAATACGATCATTTAGCCATATTGATATCACTATCTAAAAACATAACAAATCTTAACGATCGATCACGTTGTTAAGATTCATTACCCAGCCAAATAAATCACAACGTATAAGAAATTCATACTATAGAATTGTAATCTTATTGGTAATGAAATACCAGATTGAGGCTGTTTTAACAGTTATCTATTATACGAATTACCAAAACGTAGCATGTAGGTAATGTAACACATATGAAAGATTAAACTCATCAATTTCGTTAAATTACTATTCACGTGAGAGTCGTAGTAGACACCCAACCCAACAAATGGACTGATTTGAAAAAAGATactaacttttcaatttttggcattatatatatgtatggttGACTTAGGAGATCAACCAAGGGCAGCGCCATAACATAAGAGATCAAAAGATCAATCAAGAGTCAGTAAATAAAGTTTTACCTAAAAAGAGAAACCTGGACGAGATTCTGGGGCCACCACATAGCGGCGGGCTCCACCAAATAGCGCCGAAAAACCCCGGCCCAACCGAATCCGAGAACCTGGGTCGTCAGAACAACTAACAAGGCCACAAAAAACGTgagattttttttgtaaaatatcttCACAGCGCTGACTATGTGGATTGCATACACATTCCCAGCTCCCGAATTAGCGAAGATAGTGATCAGAACATGCTCTTTCACATTAAACGGCCCTGGATTCAGCGTAAACTCCCATTTCTTGTCCTTGAAGAAAACCCGATCGGTAATCACTGAGGCCATCAGATGACCAAGCGGAACAACCGCGATCTGAGCCGAGATCGAAGTAAGAGACAAGGGTTCCTTCCTGTACCAGAAGAATTGTTTGAGGAACGATAGGAGAACGCAAGCGAATATCCCCAATACCCATGTTCTGAATGTCACGGCCGATAGAGAAGGATCGTCGGTGACGGGAACAGTGAGCGCAACCTCCTCGATCGGAGAGTTTTCTTCGGCGGAATTAGGTCCCAGCGGTGACGGCAGTATTGAATCAACTGTCCCATCATATTCGGAGGCTTCCTCGTTGTTCTGAACTGTAGACGAAGAGAAGTTGCAATAAAAGTGTTTGAATGGTGAGAATCTACGCGAGAAAATGTAAAGAGTACTAAGTGAGGGGGAAATGTCTTACTTAGAAGTGGAGCTGAGATTTCGTGAATAGTCATAATCTTGATGTCCGTACATACAGTCCCAAAAATATCCAGCCCAGTTCGTTGGGTGATTATACCATTTTTGCCCGTTGACCAATAGTCACCGTTGATTAAGGGCACGTGTTTGCGGTAACAATTCGATTCTatgtaataataaattaataaaaagatgAGTTAATTTGGTTTATATATAAAACGAACTGCTTATGTCACTGATTACGAAGACTAAATGTATTTGAAACAATATATTGGCTAGATGCACTTTTGTTGAGTACCTTGTCAAGTTTTAAGGAAATAGAGATGTAGTAATAAATTAGCTAAACGACAGCATATCTACACAAACGACAACAAAGAAAAGTGTGTGTAGAGGCAGTCACTCATAGTTGGTATGTTTAGTTGAGAGAGTCAACGAATAAAATGGACTATTAAGTTAACAATTATGTGAAATGGGAACCCCAAGGCCCAAGGTACATTTATCCGAGTTGAGGTATGAACGTTTGAGTCTACAGTATTGTTTAAGAGCGGAGTGAATAAGATATCAATATAAAATAGTAGAATTTACGTGGTATATGGCTTTTTTAAAccttttatgataaatatggcatattTAACTATGGACCCCTTTATATGGCTTTTTTCAACTTTGGCAACAGTTTATGGAATTTTAAAGCCCATACGGCTGGAACTATTTTGCCAAAAGTCCATATTGTGTGTTTTGTAGTTTCTTTGGGTTATTTTAGTCATTTTAAgtgtttaaattttttgatacaatttttttttacgatAACCGTTTATTGTAGAGGGGTTTTTGCATGTAATCATGGTGATGTGATGGCTGCTTCCCCATTTTAACTTCTTTTTTCAGTTTTCAAGTAACCCCTATAAACCTCATAAACCGCCTACCTCATAATCAAATATCACTCTCATTTTCCCTCTCTCCTCTGTTCggtttccttcttcttccttctggtttttcatttgtttttttttgctttttggcTACCGATTTTGGGACGAAATCAGCCACCTTGTGTTTTGGGTTTTTGGTTCTTCAAGGTATTGCTTCTATCTTtccattttattaattttcagatgttagggtttttttttttcattttcatttatcTGTTTTATGAAGTTTTTTTGGTTGTtcatagagtttttttttttgttttttttatagtgTTTGTTGTTGTGTTAAA
This window harbors:
- the LOC133031674 gene encoding oligopeptide transporter 7-like; this encodes MTIHEISAPLLIQNNEEASEYDGTVDSILPSPLGPNSAEENSPIEEVALTVPVTDDPSLSAVTFRTWVLGIFACVLLSFLKQFFWYRKEPLSLTSISAQIAVVPLGHLMASVITDRVFFKDKKWEFTLNPGPFNVKEHVLITIFANSGAGNVYAIHIVSAVKIFYKKNLTFFVALLVVLTTQVLGFGWAGVFRRYLVEPAAMWWPQNLVQVSLFRALHEKEKRPKGSLTRNQFFLIAFICSFAYYVVPGYLFSRLTSLSWFCWIFPASILAHQLGSGLRGLGIGALGFDWSSIASYLGSPLASPWFATANVAVGFGLVLYVIVPIAYWLNFYKAKTFPIFSDGLFTSTGQRYNVSAITDSKFHLDMDAYERQGPLHMSTLFAITYGFNFACLTATIAHVFLFHGRQIWELSKSAFQEKKVDVHTRLMRKYKQVPEWWFMCILFANIAATIYICQYYNDQLQLKWWGVLLACGIAFFFTLPIGVIKATTNQLPGLNVITEYIIGYIYPGYPVANMCFKVYGYISMKQGIAFLEDFKLGHYMKIPPRAMFMAQVVGTVVSALAHLVTAWWLMDTIPDICDRDLLPSDSPWTCPGDHVFYDASVIWGLIGPRRIFGDLGFYSSINWFFLVGVVATVLVWLAHKAYPDKHWIALINMPVILGSTINMPPATAVNYTSWILIGFASGFIAYRYYRSWWSRHNYVLSGALDAGLAFMGVLLYLCLGMEHVRLTWWGNGSEGCPLASCPTEPGIVVHGCSVL